From one Stieleria sp. JC731 genomic stretch:
- a CDS encoding PQQ-binding-like beta-propeller repeat protein, with the protein MRPAWLNRPLLGLVVLVSTCLGSAWADPVSDAQDLIKQADVRAGFFVYLGCQDAELAKALGSSESVQVQVLLDGEKAVGQLRKQIRAGGGYGDVAVDQLPGDQLPYVDNMVNLLIADSQDLASLEEIMRVLVPNGVALVKKGDGWERHTKARPDNIDEWTHYLHDPTGNSVAHDDVVAPPRHLQWVGSPRWSRHHDRMASMSALVSAGGRMFYIMDEGSRISIQLPSKWKLIARDAFNGTVLWKKDISSWQSHLWPLKSGPSQLARRLVCTEDRVYATLGYNAPLVALDAETGDVIQEYADSDATEEIISTGDRLFLVVRKGEAELQNYAPLFGTVGDQARSRSIFWNEEPRVLMAFDANTGERLWSKKSIVSPLSLSANDGKVYFHDGERIISLNQQDGESAWSSDPVTRRDSFTFNFGPRLVLHDDVVLYAGGDGKMVSLDAKSGQRLWDAEFPNSGYQSPQDLMVVDGLVWLAPLTSGRDSGVYTGRDPKTGEIKKSFAPDVDTYWFHHRCYIAKATDNFLMPSRTGIEFVDPDQEHWDIHHWVRGGCLYGVLPCNGLTYAPPHNCACYPEAKLYGFNALAPVAPTRPIPDEVPEEGRLVKGPAYGAALAPESDPSSDDWPTYRHDSNRSGTTTGPVNSDVDIQWRVNLGGRLTSPVISGGKVYIAQIDQHTLHAIDEKNGQTEWSFTAGARIDSPPTVAQGRVVFGCADGRVYCLDESGQLVWRYRAAPLDRRAMAYEQLESLWPVHGSVLIHDGSVYCVAGRSIFIDGGLRLIKLDLASGQQQFERILDETNPDTGNNIQEKLQILQMPVGLPDILSTDGRHLYMKSQKFDFDGNRLEIGPNSGDFATQASKQRGEDAHIFAPMGFLDDTWFHRSYWVMGQSFAGGHGGYYQAGRFAPSGRILVKGNGYVYGYGRKPQYLRWTTVLEHQLFAAEQNPPEIPKDFGRRQGPASVPSASFPKTESLNPKGKPITVEAWMTSLRPQGVVIARGGPTEGFALSLKAGLPEFHVRVDKKLTTVTGSKRIVGGWHHLVGVLEADGAVKLYVDGDLVSEGKAAGLLTTDPAQGMDVGADSLSAVGTYESPSQFGGVIDEVRLYFIAATAEQIKRRYESGNEISPDAVLAVSFDDGTARDHSLHRNSGTVDGGKVVEGKFGKAIQFKIAKNNGKNANANARQSNSLVDPKWAKEVPIYVRGMVLAGNKLFVVGPRDSINEEETFKQLSESDPEVQALLAEQDKILMGDEGAKLLAVNIDTGKIDSQLPIESLPTWDGLAGANGKLYLTTLDGGVICFGKAAQ; encoded by the coding sequence ATGCGACCTGCCTGGTTGAACCGCCCTTTGTTGGGCCTCGTGGTTTTGGTTTCGACATGTCTAGGATCCGCTTGGGCCGATCCCGTTTCGGATGCTCAAGATCTGATCAAGCAAGCCGATGTGCGAGCAGGCTTCTTTGTGTACCTCGGTTGCCAGGACGCAGAACTTGCCAAAGCCCTTGGTAGCAGTGAGTCTGTCCAAGTTCAGGTCTTGCTCGATGGCGAGAAAGCGGTGGGGCAACTTCGCAAGCAGATTCGCGCTGGCGGAGGATACGGCGATGTCGCGGTCGATCAACTTCCCGGCGATCAGTTGCCGTACGTTGACAACATGGTCAATCTCTTGATCGCCGATTCGCAGGATCTTGCTTCGCTGGAAGAGATCATGCGCGTGTTGGTTCCCAACGGTGTGGCGCTCGTAAAGAAGGGCGACGGTTGGGAACGACACACAAAAGCCCGTCCCGACAACATCGACGAATGGACTCACTACCTGCATGACCCGACCGGCAACTCGGTCGCGCACGATGACGTTGTCGCACCTCCGCGGCACTTGCAGTGGGTTGGCAGCCCGCGTTGGTCACGGCACCACGACCGTATGGCCAGCATGAGTGCGTTGGTTTCCGCTGGCGGTCGCATGTTTTACATCATGGACGAAGGCAGCCGCATCTCGATTCAGTTGCCATCGAAATGGAAATTGATCGCACGCGACGCGTTCAACGGGACCGTGCTTTGGAAGAAAGACATCAGTTCTTGGCAATCCCATCTTTGGCCCTTGAAGAGCGGACCGAGCCAACTGGCGCGTCGATTAGTTTGCACCGAAGATCGCGTCTATGCGACCTTGGGATACAACGCACCGTTGGTCGCACTGGACGCCGAAACGGGCGATGTCATTCAAGAATACGCCGACAGCGATGCGACCGAAGAAATTATCTCGACAGGCGATCGTTTGTTCTTGGTCGTCCGCAAAGGTGAAGCAGAACTGCAAAACTACGCGCCGTTGTTTGGAACGGTCGGTGACCAAGCAAGATCACGTAGCATTTTCTGGAATGAAGAGCCTCGTGTCTTGATGGCCTTTGATGCGAATACGGGTGAGCGGTTGTGGTCAAAGAAGTCGATCGTTTCGCCACTGTCTCTATCGGCGAACGACGGCAAAGTTTATTTCCACGATGGCGAACGCATCATTAGCCTGAACCAGCAGGATGGCGAAAGTGCTTGGAGCAGCGATCCGGTGACGCGACGTGATTCATTCACGTTTAACTTTGGTCCGCGTTTGGTCTTGCACGACGATGTCGTCTTGTACGCCGGTGGCGACGGAAAAATGGTCAGTTTGGATGCCAAAAGCGGCCAGCGGCTTTGGGATGCGGAATTTCCCAACAGTGGTTACCAATCACCACAGGACTTGATGGTTGTTGACGGCCTGGTGTGGCTCGCGCCGCTAACCAGCGGACGTGACTCGGGCGTCTACACCGGTCGCGATCCCAAAACCGGTGAAATCAAAAAGTCATTCGCACCCGACGTGGACACCTATTGGTTTCACCACCGTTGCTATATCGCCAAGGCGACCGATAACTTCTTGATGCCTTCGCGAACGGGGATCGAATTCGTCGATCCGGACCAAGAACATTGGGATATCCATCACTGGGTTCGCGGCGGATGCTTGTATGGCGTGTTGCCTTGCAACGGTTTGACCTATGCACCACCTCATAACTGTGCGTGCTATCCCGAAGCCAAGCTTTATGGCTTCAATGCACTGGCACCTGTCGCACCCACTCGTCCGATTCCTGATGAGGTTCCCGAAGAAGGTCGCTTGGTCAAAGGACCTGCCTACGGTGCGGCACTTGCACCAGAAAGTGATCCCTCGTCGGATGATTGGCCGACTTATCGCCATGATTCCAATCGCAGTGGCACGACAACGGGGCCGGTCAATTCTGACGTGGACATTCAATGGCGTGTGAACTTGGGCGGACGGTTGACCTCGCCAGTGATATCAGGCGGCAAGGTTTATATCGCTCAAATTGACCAGCATACGCTGCATGCGATCGACGAAAAGAACGGCCAGACCGAATGGTCATTTACCGCAGGTGCCCGTATCGATTCGCCGCCAACGGTTGCGCAAGGAAGGGTCGTGTTCGGCTGTGCTGACGGTCGTGTTTATTGTCTGGATGAATCGGGCCAATTGGTGTGGCGATACCGAGCGGCACCGCTTGATCGACGTGCGATGGCATACGAGCAACTTGAATCGCTGTGGCCAGTTCACGGCAGCGTTCTAATCCATGACGGATCGGTGTACTGCGTTGCGGGGCGTTCGATCTTTATCGATGGTGGATTGCGATTGATCAAACTTGATCTCGCATCCGGGCAACAGCAATTCGAACGGATCTTGGACGAAACCAACCCGGATACGGGTAACAATATCCAGGAAAAGCTTCAGATCTTGCAGATGCCGGTTGGCTTGCCAGACATCCTGTCCACTGATGGGCGTCATCTTTATATGAAGTCGCAGAAGTTCGACTTCGACGGTAATCGCCTCGAAATCGGTCCGAATTCGGGTGACTTTGCCACTCAAGCTTCCAAGCAACGTGGTGAGGACGCACACATCTTTGCACCGATGGGGTTCCTGGACGATACGTGGTTCCACCGATCCTATTGGGTTATGGGACAGAGCTTTGCTGGTGGACACGGCGGATACTACCAAGCCGGCCGATTCGCCCCATCTGGCAGAATCTTGGTCAAAGGGAACGGCTACGTTTACGGTTACGGCCGCAAACCACAATATCTGCGTTGGACAACGGTGCTTGAGCATCAGCTTTTCGCGGCCGAGCAAAACCCGCCTGAGATCCCCAAGGACTTCGGACGTCGGCAAGGCCCGGCTTCTGTGCCATCAGCTTCGTTTCCTAAAACAGAAAGCCTTAATCCGAAGGGCAAGCCAATCACAGTCGAAGCATGGATGACATCGCTGCGTCCACAAGGTGTTGTTATCGCACGTGGCGGTCCGACCGAAGGCTTTGCCTTGTCACTCAAAGCGGGCTTGCCAGAGTTTCATGTCCGAGTGGATAAGAAGCTGACCACGGTGACGGGATCGAAACGAATTGTCGGTGGCTGGCATCACCTCGTGGGAGTTCTGGAAGCGGACGGTGCGGTCAAGCTGTACGTCGATGGTGACTTGGTTTCAGAAGGGAAAGCCGCCGGGCTACTGACGACCGATCCCGCGCAAGGGATGGACGTCGGTGCCGATAGCCTGTCAGCGGTCGGGACTTATGAATCGCCAAGTCAATTCGGTGGCGTGATCGATGAAGTTCGTCTGTATTTCATCGCCGCAACAGCCGAACAGATCAAGCGACGGTACGAATCCGGAAACGAAATTTCCCCCGACGCAGTCTTGGCAGTCAGTTTCGACGACGGTACCGCACGTGATCACAGTTTGCACCGGAACAGCGGAACTGTTGATGGCGGAAAGGTTGTCGAAGGCAAATTCGGCAAGGCGATTCAGTTCAAGATCGCCAAAAACAATGGCAAGAATGCGAACGCCAATGCACGCCAAAGCAATAGCTTGGTTGATCCGAAATGGGCAAAGGAAGTTCCGATCTATGTTCGAGGCATGGTGTTGGCTGGAAACAAGCTGTTTGTGGTCGGGCCGCGAGATTCGATCAACGAAGAGGAAACCTTCAAACAGCTCAGCGAGAGTGATCCCGAAGTCCAAGCCTTGCTCGCCGAACAAGACAAGATCTTGATGGGGGACGAAGGGGCGAAGCTTTTAGCGGTCAATATCGACACCGGGAAAATCGATAGCCAGCTGCCCATCGAATCGTTGCCGACTTGGGACGGACTGGCTGGTGCAAATGGCAAGCTGTATTTGACGACTCTTGATGGTGGCGTCATCTGCTTCGGCAAGGCGGCACAATAA
- the modA gene encoding molybdate ABC transporter substrate-binding protein encodes MLASVLVLGGLIYSMSDSGRENAPRQSTGVTPSSAAIQLFCAASNRAVMEAVKERYEEECGGRIEIQYGPSQTLLSSIEVAQKGDLFLPADDSYLEIAEDKGLIAETIPVAKMRAVVAVAKGNPKSIQSINDLRRSDVRLVLANPDTAAIGKVTKRVLQDQQQWDALESAAVTMRATVNEVASDIAIGAADAGIVYDAVLRTFEDVDFITLDELSEASSDIAIGVIKQSNKPALGLHFARYLTASDRGLGQYKEFGFSVGVGDKWADTPELSIFAGSMLRPAIEETIKEFETREGVVVNRVYNGCGILVAQMKAGQEPDAYFACDLEFMNQVHDLFPEPVTVSNNELVILVQKGNPKGIQSLKDLAREGLRVGIGHEKQCAMGWITQNTFREGGVQEEIMPNVTVQTPTGDMLVNQLQAGSLDAAVAYLSNAAGAGDFLQAIRIEGIECSIATQPWAVAKDSPFPNLAGRLFQQICSAKSQDAFISEGFSWRWEPTGQ; translated from the coding sequence ATGTTAGCTTCCGTGCTGGTCCTAGGCGGATTGATCTACTCCATGAGCGATTCAGGGCGAGAGAATGCGCCGCGTCAAAGCACAGGCGTCACACCGTCCAGCGCAGCAATCCAGCTGTTTTGCGCTGCCAGCAATCGTGCTGTGATGGAAGCCGTCAAAGAGCGCTACGAAGAAGAGTGTGGCGGGCGAATTGAGATTCAATACGGACCTTCGCAAACGTTGCTTTCGTCGATCGAAGTTGCGCAAAAGGGTGACTTGTTTTTGCCTGCCGATGACAGCTATCTCGAAATCGCCGAAGACAAAGGGCTGATCGCGGAAACGATTCCGGTCGCAAAAATGCGCGCCGTTGTCGCCGTCGCGAAAGGCAATCCAAAGTCGATCCAGAGCATAAACGACCTTCGCCGAAGTGATGTCCGTTTGGTTTTGGCAAACCCCGATACAGCAGCGATTGGAAAAGTCACCAAGCGGGTTTTGCAAGATCAGCAACAATGGGACGCTCTGGAAAGTGCCGCAGTCACGATGCGTGCGACTGTCAACGAAGTCGCCAGCGATATCGCGATCGGGGCGGCCGACGCCGGAATCGTCTATGACGCCGTGTTGCGAACCTTCGAGGACGTTGACTTTATCACGCTCGATGAACTGTCCGAAGCATCCTCGGATATCGCGATTGGAGTCATCAAGCAATCCAATAAGCCGGCTTTGGGATTGCACTTTGCCCGCTATTTAACGGCAAGTGATCGTGGGCTCGGCCAGTACAAAGAGTTTGGCTTTAGCGTTGGCGTCGGTGATAAATGGGCCGACACGCCGGAGCTTTCGATTTTTGCCGGCTCGATGCTGCGTCCCGCAATCGAGGAAACGATCAAGGAGTTTGAGACTCGTGAGGGCGTTGTAGTCAATCGAGTCTACAACGGATGCGGAATTTTGGTCGCACAGATGAAAGCCGGACAGGAACCGGATGCCTATTTCGCATGTGATTTGGAATTCATGAATCAAGTTCACGACTTGTTTCCCGAACCTGTGACTGTCAGCAACAATGAATTGGTTATCTTGGTTCAAAAGGGAAACCCAAAGGGGATCCAAAGCTTGAAGGATTTGGCTCGCGAAGGTTTGCGAGTCGGTATCGGTCACGAAAAACAATGTGCGATGGGCTGGATAACGCAGAATACGTTCCGCGAAGGTGGTGTCCAGGAAGAGATCATGCCCAATGTGACGGTGCAAACACCGACGGGGGACATGCTTGTCAATCAGCTTCAAGCAGGCTCACTGGACGCAGCAGTGGCCTATCTTAGCAATGCCGCTGGCGCTGGCGATTTTTTACAAGCGATTCGAATCGAAGGGATCGAGTGCAGTATCGCGACGCAGCCTTGGGCTGTCGCCAAGGATTCGCCTTTTCCCAATTTGGCCGGCCGTCTATTCCAGCAGATTTGTAGCGCAAAATCGCAAGACGCGTTCATATCAGAAGGTTTCAGTTGGCGTTGGGAGCCGACCGGTCAATGA
- the trpE gene encoding anthranilate synthase component I translates to MHHPTPNAFAALAREYDFVPVYRRLLSDALTPVTAFRRLDSSSENQQGGGACLFESVIGGEKVGRYSFLAVDPILRFAATRQTVQVTDLQLGKVVQEFDDPDPLNAFRKYLDKTVAQLDELPPFVGGAIGYAGYDVVRYVENLPNAPEDDRGIPDLDFAFYHTVCVFDHVDKTITVVTLADCRDIDSEDSADQTYQAASNQVDQTIDRLMGTGGDQFKPAAWDEGIWRQASKENPMEITSNFTRETFGDAVRQCVEYIRAGDIFQVVPSQRLSVKTDVDPLEIYRSLRVVNPSPFMFYLRTGDCVLVGCSPEIMCRVEDSVVTVRPLAGTRKRGQTEKEDKALEQELLADPKERAEHVMLVDLGRNDVGRVAQFGSIELTEIMVVERYSHVMHISSEVQGKLREGLDAFDALKAALPAGTVSGAPKVRAMEVIDQIEPHRRGPYAGAVGWVDYRGNMDTCIALRTMVIKDGTVYVQAGCGVVADSDPDAEYDETMNKARALITAIELTVQRVNEN, encoded by the coding sequence ATGCATCACCCTACCCCCAACGCGTTTGCTGCACTGGCACGTGAGTACGATTTTGTGCCGGTTTATCGTCGCTTGTTGAGTGACGCTTTGACACCGGTGACCGCATTTCGCCGGCTCGATTCGTCTTCGGAGAATCAGCAAGGCGGCGGCGCTTGCTTGTTCGAAAGTGTCATCGGTGGTGAAAAAGTCGGTCGCTATAGCTTCTTGGCGGTCGATCCGATCTTGCGATTCGCCGCGACTCGCCAAACCGTTCAAGTCACCGATTTGCAGCTCGGCAAAGTTGTCCAAGAATTCGATGACCCGGATCCGCTGAACGCTTTTCGAAAATACCTCGACAAAACCGTTGCTCAGCTAGACGAGTTGCCACCGTTTGTCGGCGGTGCGATCGGGTACGCCGGGTATGACGTCGTTCGCTACGTCGAAAACCTGCCCAATGCCCCGGAAGACGATCGTGGCATTCCAGATCTGGACTTTGCCTTTTACCACACCGTGTGCGTCTTCGATCACGTCGACAAGACCATCACGGTCGTCACGTTGGCGGACTGCCGCGACATCGATAGCGAAGACTCCGCCGATCAGACCTATCAAGCTGCATCAAATCAAGTCGATCAAACCATTGACCGTTTGATGGGGACCGGCGGCGACCAATTCAAGCCAGCCGCGTGGGACGAAGGGATCTGGAGACAGGCGTCCAAAGAAAACCCGATGGAGATTACCTCCAACTTTACACGGGAAACCTTTGGCGACGCCGTTCGGCAATGTGTCGAATACATCCGTGCCGGCGATATCTTCCAGGTCGTACCTAGCCAACGCTTGTCGGTGAAAACCGATGTCGACCCGCTCGAAATCTATCGTTCATTGCGGGTGGTCAATCCCAGCCCGTTCATGTTTTATCTGCGGACAGGCGATTGTGTTCTCGTCGGCTGTTCTCCCGAGATCATGTGCCGTGTGGAAGATTCCGTGGTGACGGTTCGGCCTCTCGCCGGGACTCGAAAACGTGGCCAAACGGAAAAAGAAGACAAGGCACTTGAGCAAGAATTGCTAGCGGACCCGAAGGAACGTGCCGAACACGTAATGTTGGTCGACTTGGGGCGAAACGATGTCGGTCGTGTCGCCCAGTTCGGCTCGATCGAGCTGACAGAAATCATGGTTGTCGAACGTTACAGCCATGTGATGCACATCAGCAGCGAAGTCCAAGGAAAGCTTCGCGAAGGACTGGACGCATTTGACGCACTCAAGGCCGCCTTGCCAGCGGGAACCGTTTCCGGTGCCCCCAAGGTGAGGGCGATGGAAGTGATCGATCAAATCGAGCCTCATCGTCGTGGTCCCTACGCCGGTGCCGTCGGCTGGGTTGATTATCGAGGCAACATGGATACCTGCATCGCGCTGCGGACGATGGTCATCAAAGACGGAACCGTCTATGTACAGGCCGGTTGTGGTGTCGTGGCCGATAGTGATCCCGACGCGGAATACGATGAAACGATGAACAAAGCGCGCGCCTTGATCACCGCAATCGAATTGACTGTTCAACGGGTGAACGAGAACTAG
- a CDS encoding UvrB/UvrC motif-containing protein: MKCQFCEKPATFHITELTEPTGPQVMHLCEEHAKGFLHKGASSPMAAITTALAKQLGQLGQSSDDLEELDQKKCPVCGITFREFRNSGRLGCPYDYTHFEADLRPLLVNVHDRTEHVGKSPNRSTNTADSLARMIKLRSEMDQAIKQEDYERASEIRDELKSMATPATPPESETPPSPETDDES, encoded by the coding sequence ATGAAGTGCCAATTTTGTGAAAAGCCGGCGACCTTTCACATCACCGAGCTAACCGAACCGACTGGCCCACAGGTGATGCACCTTTGCGAAGAGCACGCCAAGGGTTTCTTACACAAAGGCGCCAGCTCACCAATGGCGGCCATCACGACGGCACTTGCCAAACAGCTCGGTCAATTGGGTCAAAGTAGCGATGACCTCGAAGAGCTGGACCAGAAGAAGTGCCCTGTGTGTGGAATCACTTTTCGCGAGTTCCGAAACAGCGGCCGACTCGGTTGCCCGTATGATTACACGCACTTTGAAGCCGACTTGCGCCCGTTGCTGGTCAACGTTCATGACCGAACCGAACACGTCGGAAAAAGCCCCAACCGCTCGACCAATACGGCGGACTCGCTAGCACGTATGATTAAGTTGCGAAGCGAGATGGATCAAGCGATCAAGCAAGAAGACTACGAACGTGCTTCGGAGATTCGTGACGAGCTGAAGTCGATGGCGACCCCGGCAACGCCACCTGAATCCGAAACACCACCTTCCCCAGAAACGGATGACGAATCGTGA
- a CDS encoding ABC transporter permease has product MSLDQESVQTTPASQTNERIGQSRRSDRRRRRSDAPFFIVMGGISATFILLIVLLLIADLRFTSVADFRAALAKPEIIAAMKLTITSCSVAAILSLWVAVPLGYLLSRYRFPLRWLVDTIVDIPIVLPPLVLGLSLLILFHQKIGDWQLETFLGDLGFPVTYRWPAVVLAQFSVACAFAVRTMRVTFDQIDPRTEDVARTLGCTRGQAFLTVTLPQARRGMIAATTIAWARSLGEFGPILVFAGATRMRTEVLSTTVFLELSVGELDSAVAVSLLMVAMAIVVLLILRILGTGLNA; this is encoded by the coding sequence ATGAGCTTGGATCAAGAGTCGGTGCAGACAACGCCGGCATCGCAGACGAATGAACGGATCGGCCAATCGCGACGCTCTGACCGAAGACGCCGACGTAGCGATGCGCCATTTTTCATTGTGATGGGTGGGATTTCGGCGACGTTTATCTTGCTGATTGTCTTGCTGCTGATCGCCGATTTGCGATTCACATCCGTTGCCGACTTCCGAGCGGCTTTGGCAAAGCCGGAAATCATCGCTGCAATGAAGCTGACGATTACCAGTTGCTCGGTTGCGGCAATCCTGTCGTTATGGGTTGCCGTACCGTTGGGGTATCTGCTCAGTCGCTATCGGTTTCCGCTTCGCTGGCTGGTCGATACGATTGTCGACATCCCGATCGTTTTGCCACCGCTGGTGCTGGGGCTTAGCCTGCTGATCTTGTTTCATCAAAAGATCGGTGATTGGCAACTGGAAACATTCTTGGGGGATCTAGGTTTCCCCGTGACCTACCGCTGGCCGGCGGTTGTGCTGGCACAGTTTTCTGTTGCCTGTGCTTTCGCTGTGCGAACCATGCGAGTCACCTTTGATCAGATCGACCCGCGGACCGAAGACGTCGCCAGAACGCTCGGCTGTACTCGCGGGCAGGCATTTTTGACAGTCACTTTACCGCAAGCTCGGCGGGGGATGATCGCGGCGACAACGATCGCGTGGGCGAGATCACTTGGCGAATTCGGCCCGATTTTGGTTTTCGCAGGGGCGACACGAATGAGGACCGAGGTTTTGTCGACCACGGTGTTTCTAGAACTCAGTGTGGGGGAGCTGGATTCGGCTGTCGCGGTATCACTGTTGATGGTTGCGATGGCGATCGTCGTGCTCTTGATCTTGCGGATTCTCGGAACGGGACTGAACGCGTGA
- a CDS encoding protein arginine kinase, translated as MKRDADFEQLARYTGEWMRGEGPESDIVISTRVRLARNLADFPFIRRCSEDDRLSIERSVRARMETIADQLWESAQYVDLEPLSEIDRQLLVERQLISREIAESDGSRAVAFDASEGYSVMINEEDHLRIQVMRSGLDMENTWQKVNRIDNMLEEVMLYAFHPRYGYLTACPTNVGTGLRVSVMLHLPALVITEQMDRVFRSMQRINVTVRGLYGEGSQYTGDFYQVSNQVTLGYTESELLDLVGKEVAPRIIEYERKAREALLKNNRDDLHDEVSRAMGILSTARKISSEETMHHLSKIRLGISMGLIEKPDVKIINQLFLQSQSAHLQKLQGRILGTAERHARRASFLQQHLSGKDDATWN; from the coding sequence GTGAAACGCGATGCTGATTTTGAACAGCTTGCACGCTACACCGGTGAATGGATGCGAGGCGAAGGCCCGGAATCCGACATCGTGATCAGCACTCGCGTTCGCCTTGCCCGCAACCTTGCTGACTTTCCTTTCATCCGCCGCTGCAGCGAAGATGATCGATTAAGTATCGAACGAAGCGTTCGGGCACGCATGGAAACGATCGCGGACCAACTCTGGGAATCCGCGCAATACGTGGACCTGGAACCGCTATCGGAAATCGATCGTCAATTGCTGGTCGAACGGCAATTGATCAGTCGCGAAATTGCCGAATCGGACGGGTCGCGCGCGGTCGCCTTCGATGCCAGCGAAGGCTATAGCGTGATGATCAATGAAGAAGATCACCTGCGAATCCAAGTCATGCGCAGTGGCTTGGACATGGAAAACACTTGGCAAAAAGTCAATCGTATCGACAACATGCTCGAAGAGGTCATGCTGTATGCGTTTCACCCACGCTATGGCTACCTAACGGCATGCCCCACCAACGTCGGAACGGGATTGCGTGTCAGCGTGATGCTGCACCTTCCGGCATTGGTGATCACCGAACAGATGGATCGCGTGTTCCGCAGCATGCAGCGAATCAACGTGACCGTGCGTGGTCTGTATGGTGAAGGTTCGCAGTACACCGGCGATTTCTATCAAGTCAGCAACCAAGTCACCTTGGGCTACACCGAATCAGAACTTCTAGACTTGGTCGGCAAAGAAGTCGCACCACGTATCATTGAATACGAACGCAAAGCACGCGAAGCGCTCTTAAAGAACAATCGCGACGACTTGCATGACGAAGTCAGTCGCGCGATGGGCATCCTAAGCACTGCCAGAAAGATCAGTAGCGAAGAAACGATGCACCACCTTTCTAAAATCCGACTGGGCATCAGCATGGGACTGATCGAAAAGCCGGACGTGAAGATCATCAACCAACTGTTCTTGCAGTCACAATCGGCCCACTTACAAAAGCTTCAAGGAAGAATCCTTGGCACGGCAGAACGCCACGCCAGGCGAGCCAGCTTTTTGCAACAACATCTGTCGGGTAAAGACGACGCGACGTGGAACTAA
- a CDS encoding ABC transporter ATP-binding protein, translating into MIELQDVSIVAGEFQLHRINMVVPRGAYAVLMGRTGRGKTTILETICGLRKVSCGKVLIDGNDVSDWLPGDRDVGYVPQDLALFPTHTVAEHLSFALKLRGWTKAGTQHRIDELAAMLGLDHLMKRGVTNLSGGESQRVALGRALSFHPSVLLLDEPLSALDEATRIEIQSLLGELKQSVTILHVTHNQSEAQTLGDIHFQLKDGQLIATKFSSDDERSN; encoded by the coding sequence GTGATCGAGCTCCAAGATGTCTCAATTGTCGCAGGCGAATTCCAGTTGCATCGAATCAATATGGTTGTGCCCCGTGGAGCCTATGCGGTGTTGATGGGGAGAACCGGTCGTGGCAAAACGACCATTCTGGAAACGATCTGTGGGCTTCGCAAAGTCTCCTGCGGAAAGGTGTTGATCGATGGCAATGACGTAAGCGATTGGCTGCCAGGCGATCGCGATGTGGGCTATGTCCCCCAAGATTTAGCCCTGTTTCCGACTCACACCGTCGCCGAGCACCTATCCTTCGCGTTGAAACTTCGCGGTTGGACGAAGGCGGGGACACAGCACCGCATTGACGAATTGGCAGCAATGCTCGGGCTCGACCATTTGATGAAACGAGGGGTCACCAACCTCAGCGGAGGTGAATCACAGCGAGTGGCGCTCGGCAGAGCACTATCATTCCATCCGTCGGTATTGCTGCTTGACGAGCCGCTGAGTGCACTGGACGAAGCCACGCGGATCGAGATCCAGTCGCTGCTAGGGGAGCTCAAACAGAGCGTCACGATCTTGCATGTGACCCACAACCAAAGTGAAGCTCAGACCCTTGGGGACATACACTTTCAACTAAAAGACGGCCAGTTGATCGCAACAAAGTTTTCGAGCGATGACGAGCGATCAAACTAG